GAAATTACTTTTTTTAAGGTATACATTAGTTGTTTCGTATATTTTCTTTACTACGATCTGCTGGCTATTAACCTCTTTTATGGTTAGAAAAGCGATGAATCCACTTCTTGCTTTCCATCAAAAAATAAAAAACATTAACGAAAATAATCTCGATACCAGAATTGCATCCAACAGCACCAAAAATGAAGTCGATTTGCTTGCTGATGAGTTTAATTTTATGATGGATCGAATTGAAGTTTCGTATCAAAAACAGAAGGAATTTACTGCTCATGCCTCACATGAATTAAGAACACCGCTTTCTCGAATGACATCTCAGATCGAAAACGCAATTGCCGATCCAGATATAAAACCAAAGAATAACTCTTTCCTTAACAATATATTGGCTGATGTTAATCATTTGGGTGAACTAATTAATTCGCTGCTTATTCTTTCAAAAATTGACAATAGAAGTGCAGAAAATATCGAAATTCAACGTCTAGACGAAATTTTATTCTCTTCAATAGAAAAAATCAATAAAACATTTCCAGATTTTGTTATTCTTTTTGAAATGGAGGAAAGTGATGATCTGGACACTGCTTTGGAAATAAAAGGAAATAAAAATCTTTTGGAAATTGCTATAACTAATATCTTAAAAAATGCCTACATCTATTCAGACAATAAACAGGCGAAAGTAAAAATAAGCACTGACCATTACCATCTTATAGTTTCCATTTCAAATACTGGAGACACTTTAAACGAAGAAGAACAAAAAAACCTTTTTGAGCCGTTTATGCGTGGACAAAATTCAAAAAGAACTTCTGGATTTGGACTTGGCTTAAGAATTGTTCATCGTATTCTGACGGTTCACAAAGCCAACATAACCTACTCAACCCCAAATATTAACACGAATTTATTTCAGTTATTTTTTGAATTGTAAACTTTTTTAAGCTATTTTTAAGGTAGATTTTAAGCTCCCCTAAAGCCTGTTGATAGCATATTTGTATAATTCAAAATCAATACAATGAAAAAGTTATTCGCATTGCTGTTATTTGCAGTTTTGAATCAGACTGCAATAGCGCAAAAAACAGTCACTCTTCAAGACTGTGAAAGCCAATTTTTAAAGAAGAATTTATTCTTGCTGGCATCGCAATACAACATCGATGCTTCTAAAGCTCTGGCCATTCAGGCTCGCATCTGGGAAAATCCTGTAATAACAGCCGAACTGAATGCGTATAATCCAGAAAGAGATAAGTTTTTTGACATAGGTAAAGAGGGTCAAAAAGCATTTGGCATTGAGCAACTTATTTATCTTGGCGGTAAAAAGCGTAATGAAATCAAACTTGCGCAAACCAATGCACAATTGGCAGAACTTTCATTCAATGATATACTGCGTACTCTAAAACTACAGCTGCGCAAAAGCTTTTACACAGTTTATTATAATTCTAAAAACCTTGAAAACACTGATAAACAGTTAGCTCATATCGAAAACTTGATCAATTCTTATTCAGTTCAGGCTCAAAAAGGAAATATTCCTTTAAAAGATGTTGTTCGTTTACAGTCGTTGTATCTCAACTTTAAAAATGAACGATTGGAAGTAATAAACAACAATATAGAAGAACAAGCTAATTTGAAACTGCTCTTGAATGAAACTGAAAATGTAATTCCTTCTGTTAGCAAAGATGATTCGAATAAATATTTAAAAGTTATTGCTTTTGATCTTAAAAGCTTTGAAGAACAAGCTATTGCAAATCGACCTGATTATTTAGCAAAACAAA
The Flavobacterium humidisoli DNA segment above includes these coding regions:
- a CDS encoding TolC family protein gives rise to the protein MKKLFALLLFAVLNQTAIAQKTVTLQDCESQFLKKNLFLLASQYNIDASKALAIQARIWENPVITAELNAYNPERDKFFDIGKEGQKAFGIEQLIYLGGKKRNEIKLAQTNAQLAELSFNDILRTLKLQLRKSFYTVYYNSKNLENTDKQLAHIENLINSYSVQAQKGNIPLKDVVRLQSLYLNFKNERLEVINNNIEEQANLKLLLNETENVIPSVSKDDSNKYLKVIAFDLKSFEEQAIANRPDYLAKQKEIEANELNVKWQKSLAIPDLTLGANYDQRSGAFNKEANVSVGIPLPLWNKNKGNIKYAQTILEQSKVEKQNFELQLQTEITSAWTKWDESRQNYSVIKPTVNSDFEAVYNGMLTNFQKRNVSLLEFTDFMESYNQAIIQLNELKKKVVIAGEELNSTINKDLF
- a CDS encoding ATP-binding protein: MTLKNRISLLVSLLFTILFGLASTVIFILYSNYRKEEFRDRLEIKALSNIKLLVNVKQIDNQLLKIIDQNSINKLYDEKTLVFDSNYKLIYSSIDDAKINWSVEDLKYLKKNKTFFKQQGDYEVYGVFYDTNDKDFYALISATDDYGKKKLLFLRYTLVVSYIFFTTICWLLTSFMVRKAMNPLLAFHQKIKNINENNLDTRIASNSTKNEVDLLADEFNFMMDRIEVSYQKQKEFTAHASHELRTPLSRMTSQIENAIADPDIKPKNNSFLNNILADVNHLGELINSLLILSKIDNRSAENIEIQRLDEILFSSIEKINKTFPDFVILFEMEESDDLDTALEIKGNKNLLEIAITNILKNAYIYSDNKQAKVKISTDHYHLIVSISNTGDTLNEEEQKNLFEPFMRGQNSKRTSGFGLGLRIVHRILTVHKANITYSTPNINTNLFQLFFEL